The Flavobacterium piscisymbiosum genome includes a region encoding these proteins:
- a CDS encoding 3'-5' exonuclease, whose product MELKLNKPICFFDLETTGIDIGKDRIVEISIFKVFPNGNKESKTWLVNPTIPIPPQTTAVHGITDEKVANEPTFNELAPQIHNMIKDSDLGGFNSDRFDIPLLAEELLRAGVDFDMKNKVSVDVQTIFHKMEERTLSAALKFYCGKSLENAHSAEADTMATYEILKAQLDRYPDLENDMKSLSEFTTRKKIADFAGMIAFDKDNEEIFTFGKHKGAKVDKILETEPGYFSWIQNADFPLYTKKVLTAIKLRKLNTK is encoded by the coding sequence ATGGAACTGAAACTCAACAAACCAATTTGCTTTTTTGATCTTGAAACAACCGGAATTGATATAGGTAAAGATCGAATTGTAGAAATTTCGATATTCAAAGTTTTTCCAAACGGAAATAAAGAAAGTAAAACCTGGTTAGTGAATCCTACGATTCCAATTCCCCCGCAAACCACCGCCGTTCATGGTATTACCGATGAAAAGGTAGCGAATGAGCCAACTTTTAACGAATTGGCACCGCAAATTCATAATATGATTAAGGATAGCGATTTGGGAGGTTTTAATTCAGACCGTTTCGATATTCCGCTTTTGGCTGAAGAATTGCTTCGTGCCGGAGTCGATTTTGATATGAAAAATAAAGTGTCAGTAGATGTGCAGACTATTTTTCATAAAATGGAAGAACGTACTTTAAGTGCTGCATTGAAATTCTATTGCGGAAAAAGTCTTGAAAATGCTCATTCTGCAGAAGCAGATACTATGGCAACCTACGAAATCCTAAAAGCACAATTAGATCGTTATCCGGATTTAGAAAATGATATGAAATCATTGTCTGAATTTACAACCCGTAAAAAAATCGCCGATTTCGCCGGAATGATCGCTTTTGATAAAGACAACGAAGAAATTTTTACATTCGGAAAACACAAAGGTGCCAAAGTTGATAAAATTCTTGAAACCGAACCGGGATATTTCAGCTGGATTCAAAATGCTGATTTTCCATTATATACTAAAAAGGTTTTAACAGCAATTAAGTTAAGAAAGTTAAATACTAAATAA
- a CDS encoding dihydrolipoamide acetyltransferase family protein, with protein sequence MARFELKLPKMGESVAEATITNWLKEVGDKIEADEAVLEIATDKVDSEVPSEVSGILVEQLFGKDDLVQVGQTIAIIETEGDAPAAKAQEAAAPAEVAALEATIETVKETVSAPQDFSGSDKFFSPLVKNIAKEEGISVAELESIAGSGKDGRVTKEDILKHIENRKSGVKTPKAVVEASKAVQPVVAPVQKSQQAVPVSVNGGDEIIEMDRMRKLISGYMTASVQTSAHVQSFIEVDVTNIVKWREKVKTAFEKREGEKLTFTPIMMEAVAKALKDFPGMNISVDGDYIIKKKNINLGMAAALPNGNLIVPVIKNADQLNLVGMAKAVNDLGNRAKAGKLKPDDTQGGTYTVTNVGTFGSVFGTPIINQPQVGILALGAIRKVPAVIETPEGDFIGIRQKMFLSHSYDHRVVDGALGGSFVKRVAEYLEAFDIDRDF encoded by the coding sequence ATGGCAAGATTTGAATTAAAACTTCCTAAAATGGGAGAGAGTGTCGCTGAAGCAACTATTACCAACTGGTTGAAAGAAGTAGGAGACAAAATTGAAGCTGATGAAGCAGTACTGGAAATTGCGACTGATAAGGTCGACAGTGAAGTACCAAGCGAAGTTTCAGGAATTTTAGTTGAACAATTGTTTGGCAAAGACGATTTGGTTCAGGTAGGACAAACCATTGCAATTATTGAAACTGAAGGTGATGCACCAGCTGCAAAAGCTCAGGAAGCTGCTGCTCCGGCAGAAGTTGCTGCACTTGAAGCAACAATCGAAACGGTTAAAGAAACAGTTAGTGCTCCACAAGATTTTTCAGGATCGGATAAATTCTTTTCTCCGCTAGTAAAAAATATTGCAAAAGAAGAAGGTATTTCTGTAGCTGAATTAGAAAGTATTGCCGGTTCAGGAAAAGATGGCCGCGTAACAAAAGAAGATATTTTAAAACATATTGAAAACCGCAAATCAGGTGTTAAAACGCCAAAAGCGGTTGTTGAAGCTTCAAAAGCAGTACAGCCTGTTGTTGCTCCGGTTCAAAAAAGCCAACAAGCAGTTCCGGTTTCTGTAAACGGAGGTGACGAAATCATCGAAATGGACAGAATGCGTAAACTAATTTCAGGATACATGACAGCTTCTGTACAAACTTCGGCTCACGTACAATCGTTTATTGAAGTTGATGTAACGAATATCGTAAAATGGAGAGAGAAAGTAAAAACAGCTTTCGAAAAAAGAGAAGGCGAGAAGCTGACTTTTACACCAATTATGATGGAAGCAGTTGCAAAAGCATTGAAAGATTTTCCTGGAATGAATATTTCTGTAGATGGTGATTATATCATCAAAAAGAAAAACATAAACTTAGGAATGGCTGCAGCTTTACCAAACGGAAACTTAATTGTTCCTGTAATTAAAAATGCAGATCAATTGAACCTGGTTGGAATGGCAAAAGCGGTTAACGATCTAGGAAACCGTGCAAAAGCAGGAAAACTTAAACCAGACGATACACAAGGCGGAACTTATACGGTAACGAATGTGGGAACTTTTGGTAGTGTTTTTGGTACGCCAATTATCAATCAGCCACAAGTAGGTATTCTGGCTCTTGGTGCAATTCGTAAAGTGCCTGCGGTTATCGAAACTCCTGAAGGTGATTTTATCGGAATCCGTCAAAAAATGTTCTTATCGCACTCTTACGATCACAGAGTGGTAGATGGTGCTTTGGGTGGAAGTTTCGTAAAAAGAGTAGCAGAATATTTAGAAGCTTTTGATATTGACAGAGATTTCTAA